In Clostridium ljungdahlii DSM 13528, the genomic window AAATAAGCCAAGCATTATAAGTGAAAAACCGAACAAAGCAATATTTGCATCCATACCAACTTGATTACCTGGTAATGGAAGATTTTCACGTATAATTGCAAAAGGTATTGCTGCAATTATCTGTGCTAATTCTAAAAGAATTACAAAAGCAAATCGTGACTTTACAATATCTTTTTTAGCAATAGGAAGTGTTAGAGTATAAAAAACATCATTGTTCTCTCTGCCGTTTAAGCAAGTGAAAAATACAGCCAATCCTGTATAAAAAAACACGACGTAATAGGGATAATTAGGTATTATTAGCATAGTTGAAAGGATGATGAAAATAGGTGCCGTGGGATGCATAGAAAGAAATATTTCTTTTTTTAAAAGTTTTTTCATTACTTTTCCTCCTCCTTTTCAAGATGAACCATAATTGACTCTAAATCTGGATTTATATAATCAATACCTATATCTGAAATATCATCTGTTCTTATAAGTGCTGAAAAACCATTTTTACTTCTTTTACAACCAATCAACTTTGGCTGCAAATTTTCGGTTAATTGATCTTTGGTAAGCTGCAAAACCTTATAGCTATCCACAAATGATTTAATATCCGAATCGGCAAGAATCATACCGTTTTTGATATATATAATGTTATCGGCACACTTATCAAGATCAGAAGTAATGTGAGTCGAAAACAATATGGTAATTCCATTGTCACAAAGTCCCATAAATACATCCAACAAGTCATCCCTTGAAACAGGATCAAGTCCACTCGTAGGTTCATCAAGAATAAGCAGCTCTGCATTATGTGACAACGCAAGAGTTAGCGCATATTTGACCTTCATACCCGCTGACAACTGTGCAGGTGTTTTGTTTTCATCTAACTTAAACATGTCCATATATTTAAAATAAGCAGTATCATCCCATTTATCGTAAAATGATTTGGTAATATTGGTAATCATTTTAATTTTTTTCTTTGTATAATAATCAATTCCACCTAAAACAAAGCCTACACGCTGCTTGGTTAAAAATTCACTATTCAAAAAATTATTATTAAAAAATAAAATTTCCCCATTATCGGGATGTACAAAATTAAACAATGATTTTAATGTTGTAGATT contains:
- a CDS encoding ABC-2 transporter permease; amino-acid sequence: MKKLLKKEIFLSMHPTAPIFIILSTMLIIPNYPYYVVFFYTGLAVFFTCLNGRENNDVFYTLTLPIAKKDIVKSRFAFVILLELAQIIAAIPFAIIRENLPLPGNQVGMDANIALFGFSLIMLGLFNYIFFEIYYKDINKVGTAFVWSSTAIFVYIVIAETSVHIIPFVRDYLDTKDPKYLAYKLIVLAVGTIIYTFLTYAAYRKSVKSFEALDL
- a CDS encoding ABC transporter ATP-binding protein gives rise to the protein MSVLEVKNLCKKYPAFELKDVSFSLEKGKITGFIGRNGAGKSTTLKSLFNFVHPDNGEILFFNNNFLNSEFLTKQRVGFVLGGIDYYTKKKIKMITNITKSFYDKWDDTAYFKYMDMFKLDENKTPAQLSAGMKVKYALTLALSHNAELLILDEPTSGLDPVSRDDLLDVFMGLCDNGITILFSTHITSDLDKCADNIIYIKNGMILADSDIKSFVDSYKVLQLTKDQLTENLQPKLIGCKRSKNGFSALIRTDDISDIGIDYINPDLESIMVHLEKEEEK